The DNA sequence GTGAAAGGGGGGATGATACTAACTTGCACTTGGATAAGCATTGACACTCACATCGCATGGATCAAAAGTCAGGAATGTTGCAACTTAGACGCAAGGAAAAGATGGAGACACCGAAAGAGTTGATAATTTAGTTCAATTTATATCTTGACCGACTCTGGAGTCAATACTGTTGAATGCGGTTCCTACCCAAACGCCCCTGACACTTGGTCAAATGTATGCTGCATGTATCTTATCATAATCTGCCCATGTAATCTAGCAGTTGCCCTTCCAGTTCTTGCTAATCCACTCCGTCATGTGATATGTCCAAGTGCCATCGATATACTGCTCGACACTGTCCTTGTTGTACTCGCCACCCAGGAACTTGAGCGCATCCAGAAGCCACGGCTGGATAAAGTCGAGGTAAACAAGATCCACCGTCTCAGGCTTGCCGCTCTCGGGGAAGGCAATCTCGGCCTGCACACAGTTGGGAAGGTGGTACGACTTGACAGGCTCATGAATGGTGTCGTCGCCGTCAGCACCAATgtcatcctcggtggtgTAACCGGCGGTAAGATCTGGCTTGTCATCAAAGCTGCGGAGTTCCAAACGACCTTCCTTatcttcctcatcctttCTGGCCTGAGAGACAGTAGCAGGGATAGGGAACATTTGCTGAGGAAGACCCAGGAACTTGGTGTCAGCACCCTGCTCTGACAGGATCCTCTCGAGGCTGTTGAGCACATCAATCACTTCGGAGGCAATCTTGTACGGCACATCCGGGATGTATCGGAAGCCGCTAGTAAAGGGACTGATGGCGAAAGTGCTGTCTCGGGTAAAGGCACCCTTAAAGATGTCGAACCTGACGCCACccgtgttggtgatggcaatTCTTGGCTTGTCTTTGCGATCTTCGCGCGTGATGATGTCTGGGAGGACTTCGTCGGTGATCCAGCTGTAGATGTTGTCCTCGCCTGGGTACTTGGCTCGGTTCATCCACAACGTCTTTGGTGCGCACCCAAACTTGTGGTCGAGATTGAGCGCCTTGCGGGCACTGGTGATCATCCCAGTGACTTTCTGGCCTTGCTCAGTAGGGAATGTTGATTCGTTCAGGCCAGTATGGTAGTGAAGTCCGTACAGGTTGCTGTCAATGTATCGGCGAGTAAAGGTGGGAGAAGCTGcggcctcgacctccttggtGTCTTGCTTCTTAATGCCGTCGATAGACATCCATCCAATTGTCTCCAGATACCGGCCACTGGCAAtggcaaaggccttggaGTCATATTTGACAGCGTCACGAACATGAGCATGACCGCCAAAGAAGGCGATAGGAATGTGCCAATTCTGCTTGCGAATGGCGGTAAAGATGGTCTTGAATTCCTCCATGCGGAGACCAACATGACCAATGACAACAAAGAGATCAGGGTTCTCGCGGATCGCCTTCTGGAACCATTCCTCCTTGATCGTCTCCGCCACAGGTTGGACGACGGTATTGTTGGCGTTGCCGGTAAAGtcaaagatgaagccaaaagccacaacctcgaggccctggTTCTTTGTCTTGAACTTGCGGTAGCGCTGAGCTTGAGGGACGCGATCGCCAGTCTCAAAGTCAATGTAATCGAGGTTGGAGGCGAGGTATTTGCCCTCGAAGTTGGGGACTGTAGTATTATGTTCTTTGTCGGCCGAGTAATGCTTGTAGAGCTCGTGGTTGCCAGTGCAGATGATATCGACGTCGGCTTCGGCGTAGATGTCGTATTGGTAGAGGCCCTTGGGCGTTGAAGCATCGTAGAGACCGTTTCCCTCGACTCGGTCGCCGGTATCGATGACTATCACATCCGCTCCCTTGTCGTCGGCCTGTTTGCGCATGTGCTGGGTGAAGGAGATGTAGTCTCCCCAATCGGCCGAGTACTGAGCTCTAGATAACGTTAGCTATAAGTCGCGAGGTCCCTAGACGCCAGCCACTAAGGCACGTACTCTTGAAGATGGCCCCCAAGCCAGCCATGCGTATCAGTTGTGTGAATGAAGTTGATCTGACCCCAGGTTAGGTCTCTCAT is a window from the Fusarium keratoplasticum isolate Fu6.1 chromosome 5, whole genome shotgun sequence genome containing:
- a CDS encoding Metallophos domain-containing protein, translating into MVLRSRTLAASSALAAVAHAAQPGAVQPVPGPMRDLTWGQINFIHTTDTHGWLGGHLQEAQYSADWGDYISFTQHMRKQADDKGADVIVIDTGDRVEGNGLYDASTPKGLYQYDIYAEADVDIICTGNHELYKHYSADKEHNTTVPNFEGKYLASNLDYIDFETGDRVPQAQRYRKFKTKNQGLEVVAFGFIFDFTGNANNTVVQPVAETIKEEWFQKAIRENPDLFVVIGHVGLRMEEFKTIFTAIRKQNWHIPIAFFGGHAHVRDAVKYDSKAFAIASGRYLETIGWMSIDGIKKQDTKEVEAAASPTFTRRYIDSNLYGLHYHTGLNESTFPTEQGQKVTGMITSARKALNLDHKFGCAPKTLWMNRAKYPGEDNIYSWITDEVLPDIITREDRKDKPRIAITNTGGVRFDIFKGAFTRDSTFAISPFTSGFRYIPDVPYKIASEVIDVLNSLERILSEQGADTKFLGLPQQMFPIPATVSQARKDEEDKEGRLELRSFDDKPDLTAGYTTEDDIGADGDDTIHEPVKSYHLPNCVQAEIAFPESGKPETVDLVYLDFIQPWLLDALKFLGGEYNKDSVEQYIDGTWTYHMTEWISKNWKGNC